The sequence below is a genomic window from bacterium.
CGGGTGAGCAGCTCAGGGCCGGTCTTCAGGATCTTGCAAGGCGTCACGACATCGTTATCGAGGTACGGGGCATGGGTCTCCTCCTGGGTATGGAGCTTACCGTTCCGGCAGCCCCCCTGGTCGGATCCCTCATGACAAAAGGGTACCTGGTAACCGCGGTAGGCGAGCGGACCCTGCGTTTCACACCGCCCCTGAACATCGCCGGCGAAGACATCCTGGGGATGCTCAATGCCCTCGACCTGGTCCTGGGCGAATACGGAGGTTGATCACCATGAGCAAGAGGGACTTTCTCACCCTTATGGACATAACATCCGGGGAACTGGCCTCCCTCCTGGATCGGGCCCTGGAGATGAAAAAGCGCGGACCGGCCATGACCGACTGCCCTCTTCTGGGCAAGAGCGTCGGTCTGCTCTTTGAAAAAGCCTCCACGCGGACGCGGGTCTCCTTCGAGGTCGGGATCTACCAGCTGGGAGGTCAGTCCATCTTCCTGAGCCCGAGGGATGTCCATCTTTCCCGTGGAGAGCTTCTCAGCGACACCGGGAAGGTCCTGTCGCGCTACCTTTCCGCCCTGGTGGTCAGGACCTACAGCCAGGAAACGGCCCGGATCCTCGCCGAAGAGTCCGATATACCGGTGATCAACGCCCTCACCGACCTTGCCCACCCTTGCCAGGCCCTTGCCGACCTTATGACCATGCAGGAGATCGCCGGCTCCCTCAAGGGCGTGAGGGTGGCCTGGCTTGGGGACGGCAACAACGTCGCCAACAGCCTGATCCTGGGCTGCGCCATGACCGGTATGGAACTCGTCCTCGCCTGTCCTGAGGGTTACAGCCCGGACCCCGCATTCCTGAACGAGAGCCTGCAGCTGGCTGCCCGGTCAGGCGGCTCGATCCGTACGACCACGGATCCTGCCGAGGCCTGTGCGGGGGCACAGTTCCTGTACACCGATGTCTGGACGAGCATGGGACAGGAAGAAGAGTCGGAGAGAAGGCGTAAGGACCTGGCCGCGTATCAGCTGAACGCTGCCAGGATCGGTGACGCCGACCCGGATGCCCGTTTTCTCCATTGTCTGCCGGCTCACAGGGGTGAAGAGATCACCGAAGAGGTCATGGAGCATCCCCGCAGCGCGATATTCGACCAGGCTGAAAACCGTCTTCATACCCAGAAGGCGCTGATGGAATGGCTGTTGAAATAATCTTTGAATGAAGAAGGAGAATTTATGAGCGAGAAACCCGACGTAAAAAAAGTAGTTCTGGCCTATTCCGGTGGTCTCGACACCTCGGTCATCCTCACCTGGCTCAAGGAAGAGTACCAGTGTGAAGTGGTGGCTTTCGCCGCCGACCTCGGCCAGGGCGACGAGATGGACGGCATCCGTGAAAAGGCGTTGAGAACGGGAGCCAGTGAAGTTTACATCGAGGACATCAAGGAGGAGTTCGTCAGGGATTTCGTTTTCCCGGCCCTGCGGGGCAACGCCATCTACGAAGGGTACTACCTCCTCGGGACGAGCATCGCCAGACCCATCATCGCCAAGGCACAGATCGAAGTGGCACGACGGGTCGGGGCTGATGCCGTGTCTCACGGCGCCACTGGAAAAGGGAACGACCAGGTCAGGTTCGAGCTTGCCTACCATACCCTCATGCCCGGCGTCACTGTCATCGCCCCGTGGAGAGAGTGGGACCTGGGCAGCCGTACGGCCCTCATCGAGTACGCGAAAAAACACGACATCCCGATCCCGGTCACCCGGGAGAAGCCGTACAGCAGCGATCGCAATCTGCTTCACATCAGCTACGAGGGGGGGATCCTGGAAGACCCCTGGATGGAGCCCGACGAGTCCATGTTTACCCTGACGGTGGCCCCGGAAGATGCGCCGGACAAACCCGGATATGTGGAGATCGGGTTCGACGACGGGACCCCCGTCACGGTGGACGGTGAACCCCTGTCCCCGGCGAACCTCCTGGCCCGCCTCAATGAGATGGGCGGGCGTCACGGTGTCGGCCGGATGGACATGGTGGAGAACCGCTATATCGGCATGAAATCCCGCGGTGTCTACGAGACTCCGGGCGGAACCATCCTCCACATGGCCCACCGCGCGGTGGAATCGGTGACAATGGACCGGGAGATCATGCACCTTCGCGACTCCCTGGTGCCGCGCTTTTCCGAGCTCATCTACAACGGTTACTGGTTCAGCCCCGAGATGGACTGGCTGCGCAACTGCATCGACGAGACCCAGAAGGGTGTCACCGGCACAGCCCGGCTGAAACTGTTCAAAGGCTCCTGCAGGGTGGCAGGCCGCAAGGCCCCCGACTCCCTGTACGTCACCGACTTTGCCACCTTCGAGGAGGAGACGGTCTTCGACCAGGCCGACTCCACCGGCTTCATCAGGGTGAACGCCTTGAGGCTGAGGATCAACGAAGCGAGGAAGAAGAGAAGCAGCTGAACGCTTGAGATATAAGCTTTGACATTGGAAGCCGCATTACCCCTAAAACTATGAGATATGAGAAAAAAGCAGTCCGGACTGCCGTAGTCGCCGTAGTACAAAACGACGCCGGCCACGTCCTCCTCACCAAGCGGGCCATCCCTCCGTGGCAGGGCAGGTGGGTCATGCCGGGCGGGAAGATCGACCTGGGCGAACCGATCACGGTAGCGTTAAAGCGGGAAGTCCTCGAGGAAGTGGGACTCGATGTCCATATTGAAGGCCTCGTGGACATCTACGAGGTCGTCCCGGGGAATGATCACAGGACGCACTACGTGATATTATATTACCTGGCGTCCCCCAGGGGAGGCAAAGTGAAACCCAACGAAAGCGAGATCGAAGAGGTCGTCTGGGCCGACCGGGAGACGCTGATGACCCTGGACATCACCGACGGGACAAGGCACATCCTGTCCAAGGTCTTCACAACCTGATCAATGATAAGGATCATCGAACATACAGTGGACCTGGAGTTCCCGGTGGGGGCCGGTGTTCACTCGCTCATCGCCCAGATCCCCTGCAGGCTGGGCCGTGAAGGACGTCTTTTCAAGCTCAAGGACAGGGCCCTTCAGGAGCAACGCGTGTTTTCGGTTCTGGAGACTGTGGCGAGGATGCCCGAAGAAGAGCTTCTCCATTTCGTGTTCCTGCCCGAAAGTTCAGTACCGTTCGACGCCCTCGACAGGGTCATCAACACGGTTTCGGAGGACCTGCCCGACAATACCGTGACCGTTCTGGGCGTGGAGCACATCACCCTGCAGCAGTTCCGGAAACTGCTGCAGAGGTTCGCCGAGGACAACAGGGAGAGTCTGGACGCCATCATTAAGGAGAGTGAGGGAGAGGACCACGCCAAACCGGTCAACATGTGCGTAACCATCGTCAAGGAAAGGGATGGAGCTGTCCGCTGTTTCCTTTCGGCCAAGACATACCCCTTTGCTGGAGAGGAGACGGTGGATTGTTCCTTCGACCTGTACCAGGGGAAGGCCTTTCTCCTGTTTACCTGTCGCCACGTGCCCTTTAATTTCATGCCCGTCATCTGCTTCGATTACGTTTACCGGGATCTGCACCACTCCAACATCATGACCATCATCGAGAAGACCAATGAGATCTATTTCAAGCGGCATCACCATCTGGATCTTCTGGCCGTCATCCAGTGCAACCCGAAACCGGAGCACAAGGTGTTCAGGGACGTCGTAACAGGATTTTACGGTGAGCACCTTTTCAAGACTCCCGGTACCCGGGAAACGATCACCGTTTTCGTCAACACCTCTTCGGAGACCGAACTCGAGGGAGATCCATTGGTCCATGCCTTCGGAAACTCCAGCATCGTGGCGGGTATGCGTCACAAACTTCCAAGGATCAAGCTGTCGGAATTTAAAACCGATGATTTTTCCGGAGCTCCCGTGTCGAGGCTTCGCTTCGGGGACGCCACCCGTCTTTACACGATACGGCTTTTCCCCCACCACGAAACCGATCCCCGGTCCTCCCGGTCCATGGTCAAGGTGACCGGAGTTTACAGGCCCGGTACCGTCACCGGGTGGGAAAAGATGAGCGGCGACGAACTTCTCACCGGGATCTCCGACGACGCGGGAAACCCCTTGAATATCTTTTGATGGACTTGTAAAAGGAGCGCGCATGACCAAAAAGCCGTGGCAGGGACGTTTCGATGAGAAAACCTCCCGCATTCTGGAAGAGTTCTCGGAATCGATTTCCTACGACAGGGAGCTTTATCCCCAGGACATCCGGGGAAGCATGGCCCACGCCCGCATGCTCGGTAAACGCGGGATCATTCCCGCCGGAGACGCCAGGCTCATCGTCGAGGAACTGAAAAGGATCCTTGCCGAGCTCGACGCCGGTGCCGAGCCATGGGACAAGGCCCTTGAAGACGTTCATATGAACATCGAGACCCTGCTCACCGCCAGGATCGGAGAGGCCGGAGGGCGTCTGCACACGGCCCGAAGCCGCAATGACCAGGTGGCACTCGACCTCACCCTCTACGTGAGGGAAACGTCAACAGCGATAGCTTTGAGCATCGTCGACCTCCTCGACGCCCTGGTCACCCGGAGCGAGGAGCACGTGGAGACTGTCGTCCCCGGGTATACCCATCTGCAAAGAGCCCAGCCTGTTCTCCTGGCCCACCACCTCATGGCCTACTTCGAGATGCTGCGCCGTGACCACGTCAGGTTCACCGCCCTGGCGCAGAGCCTGGATCTAAACCCCCTCGGTGCGGGAGCCCTCGCCGGCACCCCTCACCCCATAGACCGCCACATGACAGCCAACGAACTGGGTTTTCGCGGGGTTACGCGCAACAGCATGGATACCGTTTCCAACCGCGATTTCGCGGCGGAGTTCCTGTTCGCCTCGGCCCTCGCTCAGGTCCACTTAAGCCGCCTCGCCGAAGAGGTCGTTCTCTGGGCCACTGCCGAGTTCTCCTTTGTGACCCTTCCCGACGCTTTTGCTACCGGGAGCAGCATGATGCCGCAGAAGAAAAACCCCGACTCAGCCGAGCTCGTCCGCGGCAAGACGGGGAGGATGATCGGCAACCTCACATCCCTTCTGGTTACATTGAAGGGGCTGCCCATGACCTACAACAGGGATCTCCAGGAGGACAAAGAGCCTGTTTTCGATTCTGCCAGAACGCTGGCCGGTTCCCTCGAGATCATGACCGGTCTCGTGCTGGGCCTGGCTTTCAACAATGAAGCCATGGCCGAAGCCGCTGACGACGGGTTTTCCACGGCGACGGACCTGGCCGATTACCTTGTGGGAAAAGGGGTCCCTTTCCGGCAGGCACACGAGATAACCGGGAACCTGGTCGCCCTTTGCCTGGAAAAGAGGTGCGGTCTTCCCGATCTTACGCTCGCCGAGATGAAAAAGCGATGCGACCTCATCGAGGAAGGGGTTTTCGAAGCCCTCGATGTTCGATCGTCCATCAGCCGTCGCGATGTCATCGGTGGGACGGCCTACGGTCAGGTTGCCGGAGCGCTGGAGGAAGCCCGTGAGTGGCTGGATACGTTTCGCGGCAATTAGCGCACTGATAGCGACTCTTCTTGTCGCGGCCTGCGGAGTCAAGGGTCCGCCCGCCCATCCGTCAGGTCCCTGGGGCACTGCCGATGGGGAGCGGGATGCGGAAGGCTCCAATTAACCTCCAGGGTGCTGCCATGTTCCTCTGGCACCACCCTGGAGGTAGAATATAAAAAATCCAGATCTCCAGCATGAAAAACCGAAGTGAAATTAATGCTGTCGAAGCTACTCCAATTCTGATAAATTTGCGGACTTCACGCCCGGTACCGCGTCTACACCACGCCGCGAAGCCGGGCTCTTTACTCAAAGATCCGGAAGGGACTTGAGGCACAGGAAACGGAACAATGAATTTTTTCAGCTACAGAGGGAACGAGCTCTACTGTGAGAGCGTGCCTGTTGAGCGTATTGCCGCCGAGGTGGGAACACCCTTTTATCTGTACAGCGCCTCCACCATAACCCGACACTTCAAGGTCTTTACCGAGGCCTTTGCCGGCACCGATCACGTGGTGTGCTACTCAGTCAAGGCCTGCTCCAACCTGGCCGTGCTCGAGCTTTTGGCGAAAGAGGGCGCCGGGGCTGATATCGTGTCCGGCGGGGAGCTATTCAGGGCCCTTGGGGCAGGGATTCCGGCAGACCGGATCGTGTTTTCCGGAGTGGGCAAAAGGATCGACGAGATCCGCTACGCCCTGGACGCCGGGATCCTCATGTTCAACGTGGAATCGGCCGAGGAACTGCACACCCTTGACATGACGGCGCGCCAGATGAACAGGAAGGCGCCATTGGCCCTCCGTGTCAACCCGGACGTGGACCCCAAAACCCACCCCTACATCTCCACGGGGATGAAAAAGAACAAGTTCGGGATACCCGTGACAGAAGCGTTGGCCATTTACAGGGAAGCGGCGGGCATGGACGGTATCGAAGTTGTGGGCGTTGACTGTCATATCGGCTCCCAGCTCACGACCGCCGAACCTTTCGGGGAAGCGGTGGCAAAGCTCATGGCCCTGGTGGACAAATTGGAAAGCGAGGGGATCCCTGTCCGTTACGTGGACGTGGGCGGAGGCCTCGGGATCGTTTACGACGAGGAGTCCCCTCCCCTGCCTGCCAACTACGCCGAGACTATTGTCAGTGCCCTCGGAAGGAAGGACAAGATCCTGATCCTCGAGCCAGGCCGGGTCATCGTCGGCAACGCGGGCATCCTGGTCGCCCGGATCCTTTACAACAAGAAGGGATCCACCAAAAACTTCGTCGTCGTGGACGCCGCCATGAACGACCTCATCAGGCCGAGCCTCTACGATGCCTATCAGGAGGTGGTCCCTGTTATCCGCACCGACCGGGAAGAGATGGTGGCCGATGTGGTGGGGCCCATATGCGAGTCAACAGACTTTCTGGCCAGGGACCACAAGCTTCCGATAATGTCCCAGGGTGAGCTGCTTGCCATCAAGAGCGCCGGCGCTTACGGATTCTCCATGTCATCCCAGTACAACTCGCGGCCGCGCGTAGCCGAGGTGATGGTGTCAGAGGACCGGTTCCAGGTCGTCCGGGACCGGGAAACCATGGATGACCTGGTACGGGGTGAGAGGATATTTAAACAATGACAGTCCAGGGACCAAAGACCAAAGCCCAAAGAAAAAACACTGTTAATAATGACTACCGTTTGTGCTCCTCTTTGGACATTGGACCCGTCTTCCTCCTCCGGACTACGACGCGGCAGGCATTGGACGTTGGATTTGAGCGAAAGGGATCGGAAAGTCCATCCTGATCGCTACTTAAGGGAGAAACTTATGGACTTTCCGATCCCTTTCGTGAAGATGAGCGGCACCGGAAACGACTTTATCATCATCGACAACCGCGGCAAGCTCGTCGCGAATAGCGAGATGGTTGAACTCGCCGTGCAGGCGTGCCGCAGGGGACAGTCGGTGGGAGCCGACGGACTCCTGCTCATAGAAGACGACCCTGAACTGGATTTCGCCTGGAGGTTCTTTAACTCCGACGGCAGCGAGGCCGAGATGTGCGGCAACGCCGCAAGGTGCGTTGCGCGGCTGGCGTCCCTGGACGGAATCTCCGGCGAGGAACTGGTCTTCAGGACCATAGCGGGACCGATCCAGGCGTCGGTGGACGGCACCGGCGTCACGGTTCAGCTCACCCGGCCGGCAGGTCTTGAGCCGCGATTCGACCTCGAACTCGACGACGGTGAACAGATCGAGGCGGGGTTCGTGGACACGGGAGTTCCCCACACCATTGTACTGCTACCGTCCGGGAACCTGGAGGATCTGGACGTCCAGGAGACCGGCAGGAAGATCCGTTTCCACCCCAGGTTCTCCCCTGCCGGCACCAACGCCAACTTCATTGAAATCACCGGCACCGGTTCGGTCAATATCAGGACCTACGAGAGAGGGGTGGAAGCAGAGACACTGGCCTGTGGGACGGGGGCTGTCGCCGCAGCCATCGTGGCCACTGTAAGGGGACTGACCACGCCTCCGGTATCGGTGACGACCCGGGGCGGTGACGTGCTCATCGTCCACCTGGACGGGAAGGACCCCATGGCAGGAGATGTGCACCTGGAAGGGAACGCCTCCCTTGTCTATCGGGGCGAACTCACCGGAGAAACGGTATCCTGCGGGCAGACCGAAAAATCGTGAAGGACTCAAAAATTTTTCCCGGGATCTTAATGTCTGAAGTTGTATTACTTTTTGGGGTCCCGCCAAACTTACAGTTGCGTGTCACGGTTTTAAGACACGCAACCGGGGAGGTCAAACATGTTCAAGGGAGCTTTCACCGCACTGGTCACACCTTTCCGTAACGGCCGTATTGACACTGACGCCCTTCGGGCCCACGTCGATCGGCAGATCGAGGGTGGTATAGACGGTCTCGTACCGTGCGGCACCACCGGCGAGGCATCGACCCTCAGTCACGACGAGCATGTGGAAGTGGTGCGCATCGTCGTCGAGCACACCGGGGGCAGGGTCCCGGTTATCGCGGGGTCCGGTTCCAATTCGACCAGCGAGGCT
It includes:
- the argF gene encoding ornithine carbamoyltransferase; this encodes MSKRDFLTLMDITSGELASLLDRALEMKKRGPAMTDCPLLGKSVGLLFEKASTRTRVSFEVGIYQLGGQSIFLSPRDVHLSRGELLSDTGKVLSRYLSALVVRTYSQETARILAEESDIPVINALTDLAHPCQALADLMTMQEIAGSLKGVRVAWLGDGNNVANSLILGCAMTGMELVLACPEGYSPDPAFLNESLQLAARSGGSIRTTTDPAEACAGAQFLYTDVWTSMGQEEESERRRKDLAAYQLNAARIGDADPDARFLHCLPAHRGEEITEEVMEHPRSAIFDQAENRLHTQKALMEWLLK
- a CDS encoding argininosuccinate synthase gives rise to the protein MSEKPDVKKVVLAYSGGLDTSVILTWLKEEYQCEVVAFAADLGQGDEMDGIREKALRTGASEVYIEDIKEEFVRDFVFPALRGNAIYEGYYLLGTSIARPIIAKAQIEVARRVGADAVSHGATGKGNDQVRFELAYHTLMPGVTVIAPWREWDLGSRTALIEYAKKHDIPIPVTREKPYSSDRNLLHISYEGGILEDPWMEPDESMFTLTVAPEDAPDKPGYVEIGFDDGTPVTVDGEPLSPANLLARLNEMGGRHGVGRMDMVENRYIGMKSRGVYETPGGTILHMAHRAVESVTMDREIMHLRDSLVPRFSELIYNGYWFSPEMDWLRNCIDETQKGVTGTARLKLFKGSCRVAGRKAPDSLYVTDFATFEEETVFDQADSTGFIRVNALRLRINEARKKRSS
- a CDS encoding NUDIX domain-containing protein; translated protein: MRYEKKAVRTAVVAVVQNDAGHVLLTKRAIPPWQGRWVMPGGKIDLGEPITVALKREVLEEVGLDVHIEGLVDIYEVVPGNDHRTHYVILYYLASPRGGKVKPNESEIEEVVWADRETLMTLDITDGTRHILSKVFTT
- the argH gene encoding argininosuccinate lyase encodes the protein MTKKPWQGRFDEKTSRILEEFSESISYDRELYPQDIRGSMAHARMLGKRGIIPAGDARLIVEELKRILAELDAGAEPWDKALEDVHMNIETLLTARIGEAGGRLHTARSRNDQVALDLTLYVRETSTAIALSIVDLLDALVTRSEEHVETVVPGYTHLQRAQPVLLAHHLMAYFEMLRRDHVRFTALAQSLDLNPLGAGALAGTPHPIDRHMTANELGFRGVTRNSMDTVSNRDFAAEFLFASALAQVHLSRLAEEVVLWATAEFSFVTLPDAFATGSSMMPQKKNPDSAELVRGKTGRMIGNLTSLLVTLKGLPMTYNRDLQEDKEPVFDSARTLAGSLEIMTGLVLGLAFNNEAMAEAADDGFSTATDLADYLVGKGVPFRQAHEITGNLVALCLEKRCGLPDLTLAEMKKRCDLIEEGVFEALDVRSSISRRDVIGGTAYGQVAGALEEAREWLDTFRGN
- the lysA gene encoding diaminopimelate decarboxylase → MNFFSYRGNELYCESVPVERIAAEVGTPFYLYSASTITRHFKVFTEAFAGTDHVVCYSVKACSNLAVLELLAKEGAGADIVSGGELFRALGAGIPADRIVFSGVGKRIDEIRYALDAGILMFNVESAEELHTLDMTARQMNRKAPLALRVNPDVDPKTHPYISTGMKKNKFGIPVTEALAIYREAAGMDGIEVVGVDCHIGSQLTTAEPFGEAVAKLMALVDKLESEGIPVRYVDVGGGLGIVYDEESPPLPANYAETIVSALGRKDKILILEPGRVIVGNAGILVARILYNKKGSTKNFVVVDAAMNDLIRPSLYDAYQEVVPVIRTDREEMVADVVGPICESTDFLARDHKLPIMSQGELLAIKSAGAYGFSMSSQYNSRPRVAEVMVSEDRFQVVRDRETMDDLVRGERIFKQ
- the dapF gene encoding diaminopimelate epimerase, giving the protein MDFPIPFVKMSGTGNDFIIIDNRGKLVANSEMVELAVQACRRGQSVGADGLLLIEDDPELDFAWRFFNSDGSEAEMCGNAARCVARLASLDGISGEELVFRTIAGPIQASVDGTGVTVQLTRPAGLEPRFDLELDDGEQIEAGFVDTGVPHTIVLLPSGNLEDLDVQETGRKIRFHPRFSPAGTNANFIEITGTGSVNIRTYERGVEAETLACGTGAVAAAIVATVRGLTTPPVSVTTRGGDVLIVHLDGKDPMAGDVHLEGNASLVYRGELTGETVSCGQTEKS